The nucleotide window ACAACTCAAAAGGCTTTTATAGAAGAGCAGTGTAGGTAAGTGCAGCAGTTTTAGTGCTGAGAGGACCTGATGACTGTATTCTTTTGCCATGTAGTGACCACTTTATATTCCTCGTGATAATTTTTAAGTTTGCACCAGAGCGTAGGGATGACAGCTCAATTTGATTTCATTTTTATCATGTTCATGTATCGCTTACTAGTTTCATAATTTTCTAGTTATTTCAAATACTGATCTTTCACATGCATCAACTATTCAACCTTCACTTTTGCTAGACATGCTGACAGAGTTCACTTTGGTGCATATCACCCCATTTCTGTTGCAGGGAAAATGAGCTATCCAATGTTGAGATAATTGTAGCAGACATCAGCAAGTTTGAGATGGAACATTCTTTTGACAGGATCATATCCATAGAGATGTTTGAGGTATAACTTAACTTGGAATTTTCTGTGGTTTCGAGCCCTTTTATAATTCCTCATGGTAAAGAAGTGTTTGTAATGGGCCTGTTATGCAGCACATGAAAAACTACAAGGCACTTCTTAAGAAGATATCCAGATGGATGAAAGAGGATTCCTTATTGTTTGTTCACTACTTCTGCCACAAGACATTTGCGTATCACTTTGAGGTACTTTGATTATCCTGCATTTTCACAAGTCATTTGGTCTTGGCTACATCTGAAATAGCTTTCCCATTACACGGATCATGGTAGTGCCTCTTACATTTGTAGCTCTATTTGTATTCATCGACACATATGTGAAATTCAGTTCTTAACAATCTCGTTCCTACTGATAGTGATAGAAGTTCCTTATGGTAAAAATAAAATCATTCATTACTAACACTCCACGAGTGTCCTTAGAACTCTTATTCGCCTCTGCATTAGTGAAATAAGTTCGCCTCTGGTACTGAAATAGACTCATTAAGTTATTGTTGAGAGTTGTATTACTATAAATGTATCTGTAGTGTAATCCATGTGAATTGAGACGTCACATTTTCAACAGGACAAGAATGATGATGATTGGATCACAAGGTATTTCTTCACTGGAGGAACAATGCCATCAGCAAACCTCCTTCTCTACTTTCAGGTTAGTACCTAACGGATCTTTCCTCTTGAGTAGGTTGCTTGTCCCTGCCCTAGCCAAATATGAATGTTAGTTGGTTGGCCAGTGATCAAACATCAATTTTTGATATTCAGTTGCTATGATTTTGCAGGAAGATGTATCCGTGGTCAATCATTGGCTTGTCAGCGGCACACATTATGCTAGAACTAGGTATGTCTTTCCTAAGTTTCAAAGTTTCATGTCCCTGTTACTACATGCTTTTCGACATGATTCCTGATGAGCTTAATTGATTAGGTAGGAAATACAAAATACATTCCAGGCCTTGATATTAAAGTGAAAATGTTAATTGTTGAATTTCCTGGTTTGCATTTCGCTACTGATGCAAAGCGAAAGTTCATTGGTGTCTACAGTTTATACAATATAATGACACGGTGTCTACCTGTAGTGAGGAGTGGCTGAAACGTATGGACAAGAACATCACTACCATAAGGCCAATCTTCGAGAAGACTTACGGGAGGGAATCGGCTACTAAATGGATTGCTTACTGGCGGACATTCTTCATCTCAGTCGCTGAACTTTTTGTGTATAACAATGGCGATGAATGGATGGTTGCACATCACCTGTTCCGAAAGAAGTAGAAGTACCGCTGGACATTTCTGGAGCGAAGTAGAATTATATGTTGAGAATCATCCATCACAGAGGCTGTACCTAGTAATATTTTTTTTTCTGTGTTGAACGGTTATCTTCCTTGAATAAATTGTACTTCAGTGTTCTGGTACTTCAGCATTGACCCTGGCAATGTCTGTCGAAAATATTTTCTTATCTAAATGGTTTATAAAAAGTTTGCAGTTTCCAAGCGCGAGAAAGAACAAATTTGTATCTCGAAAGATTTACGTGACTGGGGAACACAGATATAGGACCAAATTGTGCTGTTGGAGAAGTATATATGGATTCGGTATCGGAATTGCATTCTTGGTGTTGTACTCCATATTTTTATAGTATAAGCAATGAACACACAATTGTCCTATATAAAACCCTTCCTTCCACCGGAAACAACATTAGTTGTCAGATAATTTTTCCAGTTGTCAGATCATTTATAGATGGATGTCTTCAAGTTCAAGAGTTCAGGTAGCCAGCAGCAATGTCCAAACCATAGTTACACACTAACACTTGGGTGCATCTGATTCAGTAATTATTTCAGGAAGCCATTTAGGCTGTACCTGCTCTGAATGGAAGACAAGATGAATCACCTAGAGAACCAAATCTTCCTGCTACTACGATATACAACTATCTCCTACTTTACAAATGGAACAGAAAAAAAAATAACCAAAAAATCATCAAGATTTGACTGGAAACTACAGTCATCTAGATGACCGCTTCCATTGCTGGATCGCTTCATGCAAGGAATGGCTGGGAATTATGGTCAGACTCGGAAGAATGTGCTTCGTGATAGGGGAGATCTTGTGTTTCTTGAGCCAAGCTTCGATCGCCGTGCGCTCGTAGGTATGACCATCAGCAGCAACACAAGGATCGTCCATTACCTCCTGCATCGAAATTGTCTCTTAAGCTGAAGTGACAGTTGAACTGACACTATTTTATGTAGAGAATTTTACCTGCGATATAGGGCAGATGAAGTGGCTTGGCACAACTGTGTTTGGACTTTCAAACTTCTGGGAGCTGGTAAGCCTGCTTAGAATATTTTCGAGCTCTGGAAGCACCACTTGCTCGAGATCAGGCCTGTCCCTGCATCTTAGCGCCGTACAATGCAGCCCCAGTTTTGCCAGCATCTCCGCCTCAGCGATTGGCCAATCATTCAGAGACACGTCGAGAATATCGGGAAATGTGCCCTTTCGGACGGCCTCTTCTACACTAAGTATTAGCCCATGCGGACGCTTGCCAGTTAGCAGCTGGAGAATGATAACCCCCAGAGCGAAAAGATCTGATTTCGGACGAACTGTCCCAGTTAACTGATACTCAGGGTCCATGTAATACATTGTGCCGGCAATGACGGTGTCGTCTCTGTATTCTGTGAAACCATCTGGCGCAAGATCTGATATGAGCTTCGCAAAACCTACATCGCCTATTTTGCTTACATAGTTCTTGTCCAGCAAGATGTTTCCAGGCTTGAGATCACGGTGCACAATCGGCTCTGGCTTCGTTCCATGCAAGAATGCAAGCCCACGAGCTACCTCGAAAATAATTTGGAAGCGCAGAAACCAATGGAGTGGTTGGCGCCCTTCATTGTCGATAAGTTGATCTTCCAGACTTCCATTCTCCATGTATTCATATACAAGACATCCAATTTCAGGACAAAACCCAAGCAACAAAACCAGGTTGGGATGGTGAAGTCGGCTGAGAATCTCAACCTGCATCATGTGGAAAAAATCAAAGCATTTAATAAATACCCCATCAATAATAAAAATAATATTAAATCAAATTACGTTTACCCCCTGTTTATCtactatctatctactatctACTATCTATCTACTACCACTATAAAAGCAGGAGAGGATGGAGAACCAAGTCATCCTATCCATCCAAACCTGCAATCTGATGGTCTACATCCCTTCAAAACACCAAACACGTTTTATGCTTTAATTACCCACCATGCCATTGGGTTACCATCCTTACAAACACGTCCCGTCCAAAAAAAATATTCCGAGTCCTCCCGCGACCACGCCCTCGGGCAGTTTGGCCACCGCCCACCTCTTCCCCCACATCCTCCCCGGCAGACCCCCACGTCCTCCCGCCCCGTTCCTCCCGCACCTGTTCGCCGCCCTTCGCCCCACCACCCCCTCCTACTGGAGCCGCCCCCCGCTGGATCCGCCCTTCGCCGCACCCCGTTGGAGCCGTCCCCTGCCGCGTTGGATCCGCCCttcgccgcccccccccccccccccccccccccccccgctggaGCCGCCGTCGGAGCTGCCCTTCGCCGCAGGCCGCCGCCGTGCCGCTCGCCGCTGTTCCTCTTCTGCTTCACGTGAGACTACTGGTGCACGGGCGGGAGGATTTCCCTAGCCCTGCCCCGTCCTCTCATCTCTCGATCTGATTGAAGCCACGGCCCGGGAATGGCAGCTGTCGGCCGTGGCCGACATGCGGAAGGCGCCCTCCATTGAGTGGCGGTGGGTGTCCgcggggaggaggaggatgacaagcTGGAGGCCCCGCGGCCGTCGGGGCGGCGGGAAGGGGCTGCAGCTTCGAGTTCGAGGACGAGGAGGACAACGTCGACTACGAGGACGAGGAGCAGCAGAAGGCCAGGAAACTCCTGTCACGCAC belongs to Triticum urartu cultivar G1812 chromosome 7, Tu2.1, whole genome shotgun sequence and includes:
- the LOC125522990 gene encoding (S)-coclaurine N-methyltransferase-like, with protein sequence MAAAAVAARAYEAATRSALAALERNLLPDAVTRRLTRLLLAQRLRLGYLPSAPLQLQDLLLFAHSLEGMPIAIETDTAKTQHYELPTTFFKLVLGKNLKYSSCYFPDDSSTLEDAEVAMLELYCERAQLQDGQSILDVGCGWGSLSLYIAKKYRNCNITGICNSTTQKAFIEEQCRENELSNVEIIVADISKFEMEHSFDRIISIEMFEHMKNYKALLKKISRWMKEDSLLFVHYFCHKTFAYHFEDKNDDDWITRYFFTGGTMPSANLLLYFQEDVSVVNHWLVSGTHYARTSEEWLKRMDKNITTIRPIFEKTYGRESATKWIAYWRTFFISVAELFVYNNGDEWMVAHHLFRKK